A window of Rhabdothermincola salaria contains these coding sequences:
- a CDS encoding YdcF family protein translates to MIRWAVRLALGVVALGVLYVGVTFVQVWHAARQDDTSAASAIVVMGAAQWNGVPSPVLRSRLDHAAALYEQGVAPLVVVTGGKQPGDEFTQGQSGYQYLRDVGLPDEALKVEVGGTNSYEELAASAVILRQAQVGDDVIVVTDPYHAMRVEGIAGEVGLDAHVSPTEASSSLRSLARETAAVAVGRIIGYRRLSNLL, encoded by the coding sequence GTGATCCGGTGGGCCGTGCGCCTGGCTTTGGGCGTGGTCGCGCTCGGGGTGCTCTACGTCGGCGTGACCTTCGTGCAGGTCTGGCACGCCGCCCGTCAGGACGACACCAGCGCGGCGTCGGCCATCGTGGTGATGGGCGCCGCCCAGTGGAACGGCGTGCCCTCACCGGTGCTGCGCTCCCGCCTCGACCACGCCGCCGCCCTCTACGAGCAGGGGGTGGCGCCCCTCGTGGTGGTCACCGGCGGCAAGCAACCGGGCGACGAGTTCACCCAGGGCCAGAGCGGCTACCAGTACCTGCGCGACGTGGGTCTCCCCGACGAGGCGCTCAAGGTGGAGGTCGGGGGGACCAACAGCTACGAGGAGCTGGCCGCCTCGGCGGTCATCCTGCGCCAGGCGCAGGTGGGCGACGACGTCATCGTGGTCACCGATCCCTACCACGCCATGCGGGTGGAGGGCATCGCCGGTGAGGTCGGGCTCGACGCCCACGTCTCGCCCACCGAGGCGTCGTCGTCGTTGCGTTCCCTGGCCAGGGAGACCGCCGCGGTCGCCGTGGGCCGGATCATCGGCTACCGCCGGCTCTCCAACCTGCTGTGA
- the gltX gene encoding glutamate--tRNA ligase, translating to MTSSPAPTDVSTPPTRVRFAPSPTGYLHIGGARTALFNWLFARQQGGEFLLRIEDTDAERSRPELIDVIFRSLEWLGLDWDGTPVHQSQRADAYREAIDTLLGAGRAYWCDCTPDAVKARAEARGGTPGYDGHCRDRGLGPGEGRVVRFAVPTDGTVAFDDVIRGAVSFENAHLEDFVIVRSNGTPMFHLANAVDDAAQGITHVIRGEDLINVTPKVLLLRDALDTPGSLTFAHLPLIVNEKRQKLSKRRDDVSVGDYIDRGYLSEAMVNYLATLGWGAPDGIEIRPLAEIVALFRLADVNKAGAFFDVKKLQHFNGEYIRDLSLPQFVSRSTRWLYAEDVPWAPDAFDVATFEVLAPLVQERVKLLSEVPGYVDFVFLPEPVIDDASWQKVMVKGRDLAVAVLAHAERVFADCPWTREDLEVVLFAYAEDHEVAKGKVQAPVRVAVTGRSVGPPLFESLEVLGRDETLTRIRAAAARV from the coding sequence GTGACTTCCAGCCCCGCGCCCACCGACGTCTCCACCCCACCGACCCGTGTGCGCTTCGCCCCCTCCCCGACGGGCTACCTCCACATCGGTGGTGCCCGCACGGCCCTGTTCAACTGGCTCTTCGCCCGCCAGCAGGGCGGGGAGTTCCTGTTGCGGATCGAGGACACCGACGCCGAGCGGTCCCGACCGGAGCTCATCGACGTGATCTTCCGGTCGCTCGAGTGGCTGGGCCTCGACTGGGACGGCACGCCGGTGCACCAGTCCCAGCGCGCCGACGCCTACCGGGAGGCCATCGACACCCTGCTCGGCGCCGGCCGGGCCTACTGGTGCGACTGCACGCCCGACGCGGTCAAGGCCCGGGCCGAAGCCAGGGGAGGCACGCCCGGCTACGACGGCCACTGCCGCGACCGGGGCCTCGGTCCGGGCGAGGGCCGGGTGGTGCGCTTCGCGGTGCCGACGGACGGCACCGTGGCCTTCGACGACGTCATCCGGGGGGCGGTCTCGTTCGAGAACGCCCACCTCGAGGACTTCGTGATCGTGCGCTCCAACGGCACCCCGATGTTCCACCTGGCCAACGCCGTCGACGATGCCGCCCAGGGGATCACCCACGTGATCCGCGGCGAGGACCTCATCAACGTCACGCCCAAGGTGCTGTTGCTGCGCGACGCGCTCGACACTCCCGGCTCGCTCACCTTCGCCCACCTCCCCCTCATCGTGAACGAGAAGCGCCAGAAGCTCTCCAAGCGCCGCGACGACGTCTCGGTGGGCGACTACATCGACCGGGGCTACCTCTCCGAGGCGATGGTGAACTACCTGGCCACCCTCGGGTGGGGTGCGCCCGACGGCATCGAGATCCGACCCCTGGCCGAGATCGTCGCGCTGTTCCGCCTCGCCGACGTGAACAAGGCCGGCGCCTTCTTCGACGTGAAGAAGCTGCAGCACTTCAACGGCGAGTACATCCGGGACCTCTCGCTGCCGCAGTTCGTGAGCCGCTCCACCCGTTGGCTCTACGCCGAGGACGTCCCGTGGGCGCCCGACGCGTTCGACGTGGCCACCTTCGAGGTGCTCGCCCCCCTGGTCCAGGAGCGGGTGAAGCTGCTCTCCGAGGTCCCCGGCTACGTCGACTTCGTCTTCCTGCCCGAGCCGGTGATCGACGACGCGTCCTGGCAGAAGGTGATGGTCAAGGGCCGCGACCTCGCCGTGGCGGTGCTCGCCCATGCCGAGCGGGTCTTCGCCGACTGCCCCTGGACCCGCGAGGACCTCGAGGTCGTGCTGTTCGCCTACGCCGAGGATCACGAGGTGGCCAAGGGCAAGGTGCAGGCCCCGGTGCGGGTGGCCGTCACCGGTCGCAGCGTGGGCCCGCCCCTCTTCGAGTCGTTGGAGGTGCTCGGCCGCGACGAGACCTTGACGCGGATCCGTGCTGCAGCAGCGCGAGTCTGA
- a CDS encoding L,D-transpeptidase, with protein MSLRRATLSRLVAALVVALGLLAGACSSGSQPTAEPVTTTVESTTTTAAPNVVTVAAAVGDELEVVAEPPEGIEPTTSTSTTVLDRSLPAIPRPDLNSAGARKTDAGWAFENPTYFGNPLVVVVTEDAGEWLRVMIPARPNQLEGWVRAADVETSTHSYRMELSLSDFNLKVYDGDEVIEETQVVIGQDNTYTPTGRFYLNEKIEQSNPGGVYGPWVLSTNAYSESLDTFDGGLPVVAFHGTNQPELIGTQASNGCIRMPNDVVIRLAEILPAGTPVDVLA; from the coding sequence ATGAGCCTCCGTCGAGCCACCCTCTCGCGCCTGGTCGCGGCCCTGGTCGTCGCCCTCGGCCTCCTCGCCGGCGCCTGCTCCAGCGGTTCCCAGCCCACGGCCGAGCCGGTCACCACCACCGTCGAGTCCACCACCACGACGGCCGCCCCCAACGTCGTCACCGTGGCCGCCGCCGTGGGCGACGAGCTCGAGGTCGTGGCCGAGCCGCCCGAGGGCATCGAACCGACCACCTCCACCTCCACGACGGTGCTCGACCGCTCCCTGCCCGCCATCCCCCGCCCGGACCTCAACTCCGCCGGAGCCCGCAAGACCGACGCCGGCTGGGCGTTCGAGAACCCCACCTACTTCGGGAACCCCCTCGTGGTGGTGGTGACCGAAGACGCCGGCGAGTGGCTGCGGGTCATGATCCCCGCTCGCCCGAACCAGCTGGAAGGGTGGGTCCGCGCCGCCGACGTCGAGACCAGCACCCACTCCTACCGCATGGAGCTGAGCCTCTCGGACTTCAACCTCAAGGTGTACGACGGCGACGAGGTCATCGAAGAGACCCAGGTCGTCATCGGCCAGGACAACACCTACACCCCGACCGGGCGCTTCTACCTGAACGAGAAGATCGAGCAGTCCAACCCCGGTGGCGTCTACGGCCCGTGGGTGCTGTCCACCAACGCCTACAGCGAGAGCCTCGACACCTTCGACGGCGGCCTTCCGGTGGTGGCCTTCCACGGCACCAACCAGCCCGAGCTCATCGGCACCCAGGCCTCCAACGGCTGCATCCGGATGCCCAACGACGTGGTGATCCGCCTGGCCGAGATCCTCCCGGCCGGCACCCCAGTCGACGTGCTGGCCTAG